A window of Rubricoccus marinus contains these coding sequences:
- a CDS encoding M20 metallopeptidase family protein: protein MLDRIRSLTDSGHADVVRLRRQIHRAPELAFEEHETAALIAQTLREIGLEPTTGVGKTGVVAHIEGAQPGPVRALRADIDALPIREANTFSFASQNEGKMHACGHDGHTAMLLGVARVLHALREDLAGTVRLVFQPSEEKAPGGAKIMIEEGVLDEMDGVGAPEAILGQHVVPHLDSGVIGVRGGAFMASADEIYLTVHGQGGHAAAPHLLVDPVMAQAHILTALQTVISRHRPPGVPSLLSFGRVEADGATNIVPDDVRLIGTFRSMDEDWRWEAHRLIRRVAEHTALALGATCEVEIVVGYPSLVNDERLASGVAALAREFLGAERVVEVPEWYAAEDFAWYTREVPGCFYVLGTGSDEADSRHGLHTPRFTLDEEAMRTGVGLMAALAMRGV from the coding sequence GTGCTCGACCGCATCCGCTCCCTCACCGACAGCGGCCACGCCGACGTGGTCCGCCTCCGCCGACAGATCCACCGCGCACCCGAACTGGCGTTCGAGGAGCACGAGACCGCCGCGCTCATCGCGCAGACGTTGCGGGAGATCGGCCTGGAGCCCACTACAGGCGTCGGCAAAACGGGCGTCGTTGCGCACATCGAAGGCGCGCAGCCAGGCCCGGTCCGCGCGCTCCGCGCCGACATCGACGCGTTGCCCATCCGCGAGGCCAACACGTTCAGCTTCGCGAGCCAGAACGAGGGGAAGATGCACGCCTGTGGCCACGACGGGCACACCGCCATGCTGCTCGGCGTCGCGCGCGTGCTCCACGCGTTGCGGGAGGACCTCGCCGGGACGGTCCGGCTGGTTTTCCAGCCCAGCGAGGAGAAGGCGCCCGGCGGCGCCAAGATCATGATCGAGGAGGGCGTGCTGGACGAGATGGACGGCGTTGGCGCGCCAGAGGCCATCCTGGGGCAGCATGTGGTCCCGCACCTGGACTCCGGCGTGATCGGCGTGCGTGGCGGCGCGTTCATGGCGAGCGCGGACGAGATCTATCTGACCGTCCACGGCCAAGGTGGGCACGCCGCGGCGCCTCACCTCCTCGTCGACCCCGTGATGGCGCAGGCGCACATCCTGACGGCGCTCCAGACCGTGATCTCTCGCCACCGCCCGCCCGGCGTTCCCAGCCTGCTCTCCTTTGGCCGCGTCGAAGCCGACGGCGCCACGAACATCGTCCCGGACGACGTGCGGCTGATCGGCACGTTCCGGTCCATGGACGAGGACTGGCGCTGGGAGGCGCACCGCCTGATCCGTCGCGTGGCGGAGCACACCGCGCTCGCGCTCGGGGCCACGTGCGAGGTCGAGATCGTCGTCGGCTACCCCTCGCTGGTCAACGACGAACGCCTGGCCTCTGGCGTGGCCGCGCTCGCGCGCGAGTTCCTGGGCGCCGAGCGCGTGGTGGAGGTCCCAGAGTGGTACGCCGCCGAGGACTTCGCGTGGTACACCCGCGAGGTCCCGGGCTGCTTCTACGTGCTCGGCACGGGCTCCGACGAGGCCGACAGCCGCCACGGCCTCCACACGCCACGGTTCACGCTAGACGAGGAGGCCATGCGCACCGGCGTCGGCCTGATGGCCGCGCTCGCGATGCGGGGAGTCTGA
- a CDS encoding J domain-containing protein, translating to MPIPLDDAFHLLDLEREASLSDAKKARRELAMVWHPDRFPENQELQSRAVEKIKRINEAYEQVTDYLRVSAPSQQLMAKPAATEAPEAARKTVTLCCVPTDETRLSCSLGLEVGGDRFAEILTTGSTVPCAAAKTFTNARDFQEALTIRVICGDGALPASSADGLGRVTFVDLPPRPRGFLRMQVVFAIDDKGTVAIGATDLDSGEPVLVSTD from the coding sequence GTGCCGATCCCTCTCGACGACGCCTTCCACCTTCTCGACCTCGAACGTGAGGCCTCGCTCTCCGACGCCAAAAAGGCTCGGCGCGAGCTCGCGATGGTGTGGCACCCCGACCGCTTCCCGGAAAACCAGGAGCTCCAGTCCCGCGCGGTCGAGAAGATCAAGCGCATCAACGAGGCCTACGAGCAGGTCACCGACTACCTCCGCGTCTCTGCCCCCAGCCAGCAGCTGATGGCGAAGCCTGCCGCCACCGAGGCGCCAGAGGCCGCGCGCAAAACCGTCACGCTGTGCTGCGTGCCCACCGACGAGACCCGGCTGTCCTGCAGCCTCGGCCTCGAAGTCGGCGGGGACCGCTTCGCGGAAATCCTGACGACGGGCTCCACCGTGCCTTGCGCCGCGGCCAAGACGTTTACCAACGCGCGCGATTTCCAGGAAGCGCTCACCATCCGCGTTATCTGCGGGGACGGCGCCCTCCCCGCGTCCTCTGCCGACGGCCTGGGCCGCGTGACGTTTGTGGACCTTCCGCCCCGCCCCCGCGGCTTTTTGCGGATGCAGGTCGTCTTCGCGATCGACGACAAAGGCACCGTCGCCATCGGCGCGACGGACCTCGACTCTGGCGAGCCGGTCCTCGTCAGCACGGACTGA
- a CDS encoding potassium channel family protein, translated as MAARPRASGAGRELAVGAAVVTGLMGVGTAGYALLEGMRLLDALYMTFITLTTIGFTEVGTLSDAGRVFTMVIATVGIGTFATLATRAVQIIVLNANFRSRRMQRRIDSLSGHYVICGFGRIGERVATDLREAGRDLVVIDRSDEPAEQLENQGFLFVQGNAEEEEILRAAGLERAAGLILVLPQDAANVFVALSAREIRPEAGPDGLFIVARTNEQSALNKLKRAGADKVISPLEIGADRIAQTILRPRVDRFMEKVLGVGALDFDLEEIRVSEGSLLDGRSLVEVDFRRRYNAIVVGVLKASGDWRFNPDATVPLDAGDTLIVLGSPARIGEIRAGGQMSLPGQSVK; from the coding sequence GTGGCGGCGCGGCCTCGGGCCTCTGGCGCAGGCCGCGAGCTTGCCGTCGGCGCGGCGGTGGTTACCGGCCTGATGGGCGTCGGGACGGCGGGGTACGCGCTCCTGGAAGGGATGCGGCTGCTGGACGCGCTCTACATGACGTTTATCACGCTGACCACCATCGGGTTCACCGAGGTCGGCACGCTGAGCGACGCCGGGCGCGTGTTCACGATGGTGATCGCCACCGTCGGCATCGGTACGTTCGCCACGCTCGCCACGCGGGCGGTTCAGATCATCGTCCTCAACGCCAACTTCCGGTCCCGGCGCATGCAACGGCGCATCGATTCCCTCTCCGGCCACTACGTCATCTGCGGCTTCGGCCGCATCGGTGAGCGCGTGGCGACCGACCTCCGCGAGGCCGGCCGCGACCTCGTCGTGATCGACCGCAGCGACGAGCCCGCCGAGCAGTTGGAGAACCAGGGCTTCCTCTTCGTGCAGGGGAACGCCGAGGAAGAGGAGATCCTCCGCGCCGCCGGGCTTGAGCGCGCCGCCGGGCTCATCCTTGTCCTCCCCCAGGACGCCGCGAACGTGTTCGTGGCCCTTTCGGCCCGCGAGATCCGGCCAGAAGCCGGTCCCGACGGCCTGTTCATCGTCGCACGGACCAACGAGCAGTCGGCGTTGAACAAGCTCAAGCGCGCCGGCGCCGACAAGGTCATCTCCCCGCTGGAGATCGGCGCCGACCGCATCGCGCAGACCATCCTGCGGCCTCGCGTGGACCGCTTCATGGAAAAGGTCCTCGGCGTCGGCGCGCTGGACTTCGACCTGGAGGAGATCCGCGTGTCCGAAGGGAGCCTCCTGGACGGCCGCTCGCTCGTGGAGGTGGACTTCCGCCGCCGGTACAACGCCATCGTCGTCGGCGTGCTCAAGGCCTCTGGCGACTGGCGGTTCAACCCCGACGCGACCGTCCCGCTCGACGCTGGTGACACGTTGATCGTGCTGGGCTCCCCGGCACGCATCGGCGAGATCCGCGCCGGCGGGCAGATGTCGCTCCCCGGGCAATCGGTGAAGTAG
- the rsmI gene encoding 16S rRNA (cytidine(1402)-2'-O)-methyltransferase translates to MLTLVPTPVGNLEDITMRALRVLREASVVACEDTRTTGVLLTHYGITTPRTSFHIHNEHAKAASLVERMEAGEHVALVSDAGTPGISDPGYLLVREAIEAGVRVEALPGPTAFVPALVASGLPCDRFVYEGFLPHKKGRQTRLKALETETRTMVLYESPHRLVKLLGQLREHLEDDRPAAVCREISKLHEETARGTLAELEADFAARPKVRGEIAVVVGGGSGQPKEASGEPTRRQRRGRDRS, encoded by the coding sequence GTGCTCACCCTCGTCCCCACGCCCGTCGGCAACCTTGAAGACATCACGATGCGCGCGCTCCGCGTGCTCCGCGAGGCCAGCGTGGTGGCATGTGAGGACACGCGGACAACCGGCGTGCTGCTGACGCACTACGGCATCACCACGCCGCGGACCAGCTTCCACATCCACAACGAGCACGCCAAGGCCGCGTCGCTCGTCGAGCGGATGGAGGCCGGCGAGCACGTCGCCCTGGTGAGCGACGCCGGGACGCCCGGCATCTCGGACCCCGGCTACCTCCTCGTCCGCGAGGCCATCGAGGCTGGCGTGCGCGTCGAGGCGTTGCCTGGACCGACGGCGTTCGTGCCCGCGCTCGTCGCCAGCGGCCTGCCCTGTGACCGGTTCGTCTACGAAGGCTTTCTGCCCCACAAGAAGGGCCGCCAGACGCGCCTGAAAGCGCTCGAAACCGAGACGCGCACGATGGTGCTCTACGAGAGCCCGCACCGTCTCGTCAAGCTCCTCGGCCAACTCCGGGAGCACCTCGAAGACGACCGCCCCGCCGCGGTTTGCCGCGAGATCTCGAAGCTCCACGAGGAGACCGCCAGAGGCACCCTCGCCGAGCTCGAAGCCGACTTCGCGGCGCGCCCCAAAGTCCGCGGCGAGATCGCCGTCGTGGTTGGCGGCGGAAGCGGCCAGCCCAAGGAGGCCTCTGGCGAACCGACCCGGCGCCAGCGGCGTGGACGTGACCGATCTTGA
- a CDS encoding TlpA family protein disulfide reductase — translation MRFLIFALVLASASACAQSTPEAPTEALDLRDHTTIRTADATPEAPLSEGSGSAEESDAEAAVRDIVAGDGVHVVHFWAPWCGNSINELRSGIAEVVDANPDVTFTYVTVRNDGEDGASTLARYGVPERVEVLAHPGGKPVVFLGRPITWTPTTWVFNRNGTLAYAFNYGEVSPVLLSQAIADAQSDWHHD, via the coding sequence ATGCGTTTTCTCATCTTCGCTCTCGTCCTCGCCTCCGCCTCGGCGTGCGCGCAGTCCACGCCGGAGGCGCCCACTGAGGCGCTGGACCTTCGCGATCACACGACGATCCGCACCGCCGATGCGACGCCAGAGGCGCCGCTCTCCGAGGGCTCTGGCTCCGCCGAGGAGTCCGACGCTGAGGCGGCGGTCCGCGACATCGTGGCTGGAGACGGCGTGCACGTGGTCCATTTCTGGGCGCCTTGGTGTGGCAACTCCATCAACGAGCTCCGCTCGGGCATCGCCGAGGTGGTCGACGCGAACCCCGACGTGACGTTTACCTACGTGACCGTCCGCAACGACGGCGAAGACGGCGCCTCCACGCTCGCGCGGTACGGCGTGCCGGAGCGCGTAGAGGTTCTCGCGCATCCCGGCGGCAAGCCCGTCGTCTTCCTCGGGCGCCCTATCACGTGGACGCCTACCACGTGGGTGTTCAACCGCAACGGCACGCTCGCCTACGCCTTCAACTACGGCGAGGTCTCGCCCGTGCTTCTCTCCCAAGCCATCGCCGACGCCCAGAGCGATTGGCACCACGACTGA
- a CDS encoding TlpA family protein disulfide reductase, protein MSEFPFSPPSTDAERAVATAVARGGIQVVVFWADWCGNSISQLERGLADAIAEHEDVGFTFVSLWASGASGLDTLRAYGIPERAEVVAQPGVGQDAPKEYRDTQFLGLPVTWIPTTWVFREGRLAYAFNYGEVTHEQLDAAIEGAKSAW, encoded by the coding sequence GTGTCTGAGTTCCCGTTTTCTCCCCCCTCCACCGACGCCGAGCGCGCCGTCGCTACCGCCGTCGCCAGAGGTGGCATCCAGGTCGTCGTGTTCTGGGCCGACTGGTGCGGCAACTCCATCTCGCAACTGGAGCGCGGCCTGGCCGACGCCATCGCCGAGCACGAGGACGTGGGCTTCACCTTCGTCTCGCTCTGGGCCTCTGGCGCCAGCGGCCTGGACACGTTGCGGGCGTACGGCATCCCCGAGCGCGCCGAGGTCGTCGCGCAGCCCGGCGTGGGGCAGGACGCGCCGAAGGAGTACCGCGACACGCAGTTCCTTGGCCTTCCCGTCACGTGGATCCCCACGACCTGGGTGTTCCGCGAAGGCCGGCTCGCGTACGCCTTCAACTACGGCGAGGTCACGCACGAGCAACTAGACGCCGCCATCGAAGGCGCGAAGAGCGCCTGGTAA